A genomic region of Sciurus carolinensis chromosome 7, mSciCar1.2, whole genome shotgun sequence contains the following coding sequences:
- the Ncoa7 gene encoding nuclear receptor coactivator 7 isoform X3: protein MRDPRLPLDIQIFYCARPDQEPFVKIITVEEAKRRKSTCSYYEEEEEEGLPILQPQSALLENMHIEQLARRLPARVQGYPWRLAYSTIEHGTSLKTLYRKSASLDSPVLLVIKDMDNQIFGAYATHPFKFSDHYYGTGETFLYTFSPNFKVFKWSGENSYFINGDISSLELGGGGGRFGLWLDADLYHGRSNSCSTFNNDILSKKEDFIVQDLEVWTFE from the exons ATGAGAGACCCAAGATTGCCCTTGgacattcagattttctattgTGCCAGACCTGACCAGGAGCCTTTTGTGAAG ATCATCACTGTTGAGGAGGCCAAGCGAAGGAAGAGCACATGCAGCTACtacgaagaggaggaggaggaggggctgccCATCCTGCAGCCCCAGAGCGCGCTGCTGGAAAACATGCACATAGAGCAG CTGGCCCGGCGCCTTCCAGCAAGGGTACAAGGGTATCCATGGAGGCTGGCCTACAGCACCATAGAGCATGGAACCAGCTTGAAAACTCTCTATCGGAAATCAGCATCACTAGACAGTCCAGTCTTATTGGTCATCAAAGATATGGATAATCAG ATTTTTGGAGCATATGCAACTCATCCCTTCAAGTTTAGTGACCACTATTATGGCACAGGCGAAACTTTTCTCTACACATTTAGCCCTAATTTCAAG GTCTTTAAATGGAGTGGAGAAAACTCATATTTTATCAATGGAGACATAAGTTCTTTAGAACTTGGTGGTGGAGG GGGAAGATTTGGTTTATGGCTAGATGCTGATTTATACCATGGACGAAGCAATTCATGCAGCACCTTCAATAATGACATTCTTTCCAAAAAGGAAGACTTCATTGTGCAGGACCTAGAGGTATGGACATTTGAGTGA